In Mycobacterium branderi, the DNA window ATCGAGGTAACGACGACGGTCCGGCGAGGCGCTCGTCAATAGTGGTATCGGGCTTTGAGGACCTTGACTTCGTCTTCGTCTGCTCGGTACACGAGCCGATGCTCGTCGTCGATCCGCCGGGACCAGTACCCGGAGAGTTCGCCCTTAAATGGTTCTGGCTTTCCAATCCCCTTGAATGGGTCGCGCTGTATTTCTCCGATGAGTCGGGTAATCCGACGGGACAGCACTGTGTGCCTCGAATTCGGGGCCCTCAAAGGCTTCCGCGCCTGGCCAGCCAGACACTTGGGAAGCGAAGATCGGTCTTTTCTGCGAGGGTGTCGTAGTCGTGGTCGTAGTGCAGCACACCAACACTGTGCCGATCCGCGAGCGCGGCGATGATGAGATCGACGGGCGGCAGGCGATGGTGCCCAGCCCGGGCGAGTTGGCGCTGTGCGTCGATCGCACGCCGCTCGACCTCGGTGTCGATGTGCAGCATCGGCAGTGCCATCAACTCGTTCAGCAGTTCACCGTGATCGGTCGCGTTGCGCGCCGAGTACCCGGCTTCGAGCAGGAACGGCAGGCAGACGCCGATCAGGCGCTGCTCGAGCGCGTCGGCGATCTCCTGTGCCCGGCGCTCCGCCAGCGCTGGCGATGCGAGGCGGACGAAAGCTGAATTGTCCAGCAGCAACTCGACGCTCAACCGCGGGCCCATCCGGTGCGACGTGCCATCTTTGCGGCATCGACGTCGACCGGAAGGCTGCGCGACCGTACTCGGTCAGCCAGTCGTCGCCGAAGCTTTGCGTCGCTATCGCGCTCGGAGCGGATCGATGCGAGCTTTACAGCGGCGCCAAGGACGACAAGCTCGCTGAGTTCGACGCGATCCGTGCCCAACTCACGACGAAGTTCGTCCAGGGCCGCCTCTACAGGCGGTGTCTCGGTGATCGCATGACGGCGACGTTTTGTAGGCACAGTA includes these proteins:
- a CDS encoding PIN domain-containing protein, with the translated sequence MSVELLLDNSAFVRLASPALAERRAQEIADALEQRLIGVCLPFLLEAGYSARNATDHGELLNELMALPMLHIDTEVERRAIDAQRQLARAGHHRLPPVDLIIAALADRHSVGVLHYDHDYDTLAEKTDLRFPSVWLARRGSL